The Vibrio tubiashii genome includes a window with the following:
- a CDS encoding glycosyltransferase — MMKTKKILAVASGGGHWVQLRRLQKAFSGHNQVYVTVKPDYQADTPEGAKFYTVRDATRWDKIGLIQLLLQLIVIVFKERPDIVISTGAAPGYFALRLGRLLGAKTIWIDSIANVEKISLSGEKVSKHVDHCLTQWQHLDGRGFKFKGNCL; from the coding sequence ATGATGAAGACAAAAAAAATTCTTGCTGTAGCTTCTGGTGGGGGACACTGGGTGCAGCTTAGAAGGTTACAAAAAGCTTTCTCTGGCCATAACCAAGTGTATGTAACTGTGAAACCTGATTATCAAGCTGACACTCCTGAGGGCGCTAAATTTTATACTGTGCGAGATGCGACACGCTGGGACAAGATCGGGTTGATTCAATTGTTGTTGCAACTCATTGTTATTGTCTTCAAAGAGCGTCCTGATATCGTTATATCAACGGGAGCCGCTCCAGGCTATTTTGCGCTAAGGCTTGGCCGCTTATTAGGAGCAAAGACTATTTGGATTGACAGTATTGCCAACGTCGAGAAAATTTCTTTGTCTGGAGAAAAGGTTTCGAAACATGTTGATCACTGCTTAACTCAGTGGCAACACTTAGATGGTCGAGGTTTTAAGTTTAAAGGTAATTGTTTATGA
- a CDS encoding glycosyltransferase: MIFATVGSQMPFDRMVKVIDEWAQVTQRSNIVAQVGNTKTQFQNLSCHDGFTPSQYQQKIEQAEVVIGHAGMGTILTCLELGKPLIIMAREGARQETRNDHQIATKDWVKDWQHVLEFDSVETLEQAYQAALKMGNLLTCNQYSESELVEFLSDVINS, encoded by the coding sequence ATGATTTTTGCAACAGTGGGCTCTCAAATGCCCTTTGATCGCATGGTTAAAGTTATTGATGAGTGGGCGCAAGTCACTCAGCGCAGTAATATTGTTGCGCAAGTAGGTAATACTAAAACTCAGTTTCAAAACCTAAGCTGCCATGATGGCTTTACGCCTAGTCAATACCAACAAAAGATTGAACAAGCTGAGGTAGTGATAGGTCATGCAGGTATGGGTACGATATTAACTTGCTTAGAGTTGGGTAAACCATTAATCATTATGGCTCGAGAAGGCGCTAGGCAGGAAACTCGTAACGATCACCAAATAGCGACTAAAGATTGGGTTAAAGACTGGCAGCATGTGCTTGAATTCGACTCTGTTGAGACCTTAGAGCAAGCTTATCAAGCTGCACTGAAAATGGGTAACTTGCTTACTTGTAACCAGTATTCAGAAAGCGAGTTGGTCGAATTTTTGAGTGATGTTATTAATAGTTAA
- a CDS encoding serine O-acetyltransferase, which yields MDYQEYKTLLAADLYRIEGKSGFNAGLKEYFIGEGWKYIFHFRTCQFLKQRKILKVFLYPLFRLKLRQVGFKLGISIPVTTQIGPGLYIGHFGGIIVNSRVKIGRNVNLSQGVTIGTSNRGKSAGTPTIGDNVYLGPGCKVFGKVSIANNAVIGANATVNFDVKTCAVVAPTAGRIISYKGSSGIVNYQVSG from the coding sequence ATGGATTACCAAGAATATAAGACTCTGTTAGCTGCCGACTTATATCGCATTGAGGGAAAATCTGGCTTTAATGCAGGGTTAAAAGAATACTTTATCGGAGAGGGCTGGAAGTATATTTTCCATTTTCGTACTTGCCAGTTTTTAAAACAACGGAAGATTCTGAAGGTATTTCTTTATCCTTTGTTCCGACTTAAATTAAGACAAGTCGGCTTTAAGTTAGGGATCTCTATCCCAGTTACTACTCAAATAGGCCCAGGCTTATACATTGGTCATTTCGGTGGGATTATTGTTAATAGTCGTGTAAAAATTGGGCGTAACGTTAATCTTTCGCAAGGAGTAACGATAGGTACAAGTAATCGAGGTAAGAGCGCTGGAACTCCTACTATTGGCGATAATGTTTATTTAGGTCCGGGCTGCAAAGTATTTGGCAAAGTCAGTATCGCCAATAACGCCGTAATTGGCGCAAATGCCACGGTAAACTTCGATGTTAAAACGTGCGCTGTTGTGGCTCCGACCGCCGGGCGAATTATTTCTTACAAAGGATCTTCGGGTATAGTAAATTATCAAGTATCAGGTTAA
- a CDS encoding calcium-binding protein has translation MANNYVTDTHVIGSETSDFLIGTRGSDYINGSGGADIVFGGRGDDFLNGGDQSDFVSGGLGNDRIFGGEGNDLVTGGRGDDYVLGGAGDDIVRGGRGDDILSGGEGNDSLVGGRGEDILVGGEGNDKLWGGADDDQLYGQVGDDVLKGGKGNDTLVGGEGMDALLGGAGNDTLIATEDDVLFNGGQDFDTLTVLDADGDMQVSVDLTTNNAGIEALIGESGVSTTAKISLDKILHNSQDDGDVNTVDIDNTFIAVGIDELVISASNGFKNGMGDVAAQVTDISGAEEEAYLSLAGVKASVDLVQYSFEKNGEVVNVITDAALVPDASVDLDIA, from the coding sequence ATGGCGAACAACTACGTTACAGATACTCACGTAATCGGCTCAGAAACTTCTGATTTCTTAATCGGCACCCGCGGCAGTGACTACATCAATGGTTCTGGCGGTGCTGATATAGTTTTCGGTGGTCGCGGTGATGACTTCCTTAATGGTGGCGATCAATCTGATTTTGTATCTGGTGGTCTAGGTAACGACCGCATCTTCGGTGGTGAAGGTAATGATCTGGTAACCGGTGGCCGCGGTGATGACTATGTACTTGGTGGTGCAGGCGATGACATCGTACGTGGCGGTCGTGGTGACGACATCCTATCAGGTGGTGAAGGTAATGATTCACTTGTAGGTGGTCGCGGTGAAGACATCCTCGTTGGTGGTGAAGGTAACGACAAACTATGGGGCGGTGCTGATGATGACCAACTTTATGGTCAAGTTGGCGACGACGTACTAAAAGGCGGCAAAGGTAACGATACTCTTGTTGGCGGCGAAGGCATGGACGCACTACTTGGCGGCGCAGGTAATGATACACTTATCGCAACTGAAGACGACGTGCTTTTCAACGGTGGCCAAGACTTCGACACACTAACAGTGCTAGACGCAGATGGCGACATGCAAGTCTCTGTTGACCTAACAACAAACAATGCAGGTATCGAAGCATTAATAGGCGAATCAGGTGTTTCTACTACTGCGAAAATCAGCCTAGATAAAATTCTTCACAACTCACAAGACGACGGCGACGTGAATACAGTTGATATTGACAACACTTTCATAGCGGTAGGTATTGATGAGCTAGTTATCTCAGCTTCTAACGGCTTTAAAAACGGAATGGGTGACGTCGCTGCTCAAGTAACAGACATCTCTGGTGCAGAAGAAGAAGCTTACCTTTCTCTGGCTGGAGTAAAAGCTTCTGTAGACTTAGTACAATACAGCTTCGAGAAAAATGGCGAAGTGGTAAACGTAATCACTGACGCAGCACTTGTACCTGATGCAAGCGTTGATTTAGATATCGCATAA
- a CDS encoding ATP-binding cassette domain-containing protein — protein MQNPSLSVINTNLKKSLIFALACSFFTSMLLLAVPLYSLQVFDRVMNSRSEDTLLMLCIIALWLTLMYSILDWVKNRVLLQTSLEWSSTIKQLLTVKILESADLEGKNLKSQALNSIDKFSNFVAQGLSPLFELPWSPLLIVILALIHPLFGVISLIAAICLLIVAFVNFTNKPKQLNQQHLKLTAITEYSQEIKTLGMLDIITKALLESEQQENQELNKHASKEYNLLAIARFIRLAAQIIIIAVGAYLVLNGETSVGALIASSMIFGRAIGPFEQAVTQAKNWLSCYRLWLDMSKLNKTFEKVVEPDCDLVQPSGKLTLAGVMLTYPNSNIPFLHGINLNFSPGDSAAIVGAQGAGKSTLLALIAGHYQPNLGKIRLDSAAFEQWSSKVLGVHLGFYSSKSALLKTSVFNNISRFKADEAASFKACERVGMHQTILSWPKGYDSIIGVDIHPSDGEVQKLLLARAIFDEPAVLILDEPDSFQDSAGERLISEMIKERCRKNKTTLFTTNRSGLLGAANRVVVLNKGSIERDQSAAQICNSANSKKIKNENRA, from the coding sequence ATGCAAAATCCATCATTAAGTGTAATCAACACAAATCTAAAAAAGTCCCTCATTTTTGCTCTTGCTTGTAGCTTCTTTACTAGTATGTTGCTGCTTGCCGTTCCCCTCTACTCATTACAAGTATTTGACAGGGTGATGAACTCACGCAGTGAAGACACGCTTCTAATGCTGTGCATTATTGCGCTTTGGCTAACACTTATGTACAGCATACTAGACTGGGTAAAAAACAGAGTACTGCTACAAACATCTTTAGAGTGGTCGAGTACTATTAAGCAACTGTTAACTGTAAAAATACTTGAATCCGCTGATTTAGAAGGCAAAAACTTAAAGAGTCAAGCCCTCAACAGCATAGATAAGTTTTCTAACTTCGTTGCTCAAGGCCTCAGTCCATTGTTTGAATTGCCTTGGTCGCCCCTGCTCATCGTTATTCTAGCATTAATCCACCCCTTGTTTGGTGTTATCTCCTTGATTGCTGCTATATGTTTACTTATCGTTGCATTTGTTAACTTCACAAATAAACCAAAGCAACTCAATCAGCAGCACCTCAAACTGACAGCGATTACAGAGTATAGCCAAGAAATTAAAACCTTAGGTATGCTTGATATCATCACCAAAGCTTTACTAGAAAGTGAGCAACAGGAAAACCAAGAGTTAAATAAACATGCGAGCAAAGAATATAACCTACTTGCAATAGCTCGTTTTATACGACTTGCCGCGCAAATCATTATTATTGCGGTTGGCGCATATCTCGTACTCAACGGTGAAACTTCCGTCGGTGCTTTAATCGCTTCGAGTATGATATTTGGACGTGCTATTGGTCCGTTTGAACAGGCCGTTACCCAAGCTAAAAATTGGTTGAGTTGCTATCGTTTGTGGTTAGATATGTCCAAACTCAACAAAACATTTGAAAAGGTAGTTGAGCCCGATTGTGACTTGGTTCAACCTTCCGGCAAGCTGACGCTCGCCGGGGTAATGCTCACCTACCCTAACTCTAATATCCCTTTTTTGCATGGCATTAACTTAAACTTTTCTCCTGGAGATTCAGCTGCAATAGTTGGTGCCCAAGGAGCAGGAAAGTCTACATTACTTGCACTAATCGCAGGTCACTATCAACCTAACCTAGGGAAAATAAGGTTAGACTCTGCAGCATTTGAACAGTGGTCCAGTAAAGTACTGGGGGTACACCTTGGCTTTTATTCAAGTAAGTCAGCACTTCTAAAGACTTCCGTATTTAATAACATCTCGCGATTTAAAGCAGATGAAGCAGCCAGCTTCAAAGCCTGTGAGCGCGTTGGTATGCACCAAACAATACTTAGCTGGCCAAAAGGTTACGACTCAATTATTGGCGTCGATATTCACCCTTCGGATGGCGAGGTGCAAAAGCTACTACTAGCGCGTGCTATTTTTGACGAACCTGCTGTGCTTATTCTGGATGAACCTGACAGTTTTCAGGACTCAGCGGGTGAAAGACTAATCAGCGAGATGATCAAAGAACGTTGTAGAAAAAACAAAACGACCTTGTTTACTACTAACCGCTCTGGCCTATTGGGCGCAGCTAACCGCGTTGTAGTACTCAATAAAGGCTCCATAGAAAGAGATCAGTCTGCAGCACAAATCTGCAACTCCGCCAATTCTAAAAAAATAAAGAATGAGAATCGAGCATGA
- a CDS encoding HlyD family type I secretion periplasmic adaptor subunit has translation MSLNNFKTIGLCTIFFGFFGFFSWAALSPLHSAAIAPGLIVVEGKKQEVQHYDGGIIKKIHVKESDTIAANQLLIELDGTKANSNYSQLKLQYYYELAKIDRLKSELALKDSIHFSDETLQISQDNRQILTNQKLLFQQRKQALEGSLKVLKERINQAEKQAESYTHRVKSEQESLALLQKQINMIASLLEKGFAARNQYLEMESKKQAILGRLGEYQSKEAEARLLIVETEQELLNNKVDFLTKVSDEIQLLEIKLAQIKQALTESKNILSRTKIYSPIAGKIVDLNINTIGAVISPGKTIVGIIPTEGNFIVEGRLNPKDIDEVRLGQTAMVRLSSYDIRKVSPISAIVIEISPDLIKNQNDETSYYRIKVKLDPLVIKQRSEISLYPGMPAEIMILLQERTTLDYLLNPVLDSMNKGMRES, from the coding sequence ATGAGTTTAAATAATTTTAAAACTATTGGCTTATGTACAATATTTTTTGGCTTCTTTGGTTTTTTTAGCTGGGCAGCTTTATCTCCCCTGCACAGCGCTGCAATTGCGCCAGGCTTAATAGTCGTTGAAGGGAAAAAGCAAGAAGTTCAACATTATGATGGCGGTATTATAAAAAAAATTCACGTCAAAGAGAGTGATACAATAGCGGCTAATCAATTACTGATAGAGCTAGATGGAACTAAAGCTAACAGTAATTACTCTCAGTTAAAATTGCAGTACTACTACGAGTTAGCCAAAATCGATCGATTAAAGTCTGAGCTAGCTCTGAAAGACTCCATACACTTTAGTGATGAGACCCTACAAATATCACAGGATAACCGCCAAATACTTACCAACCAAAAGTTGCTATTTCAACAACGTAAACAAGCATTAGAAGGGAGCCTTAAGGTTCTCAAAGAGCGTATTAATCAAGCTGAAAAACAAGCTGAGTCATATACTCACCGGGTAAAGTCAGAACAGGAATCCTTGGCGTTATTGCAAAAGCAAATAAACATGATTGCGAGCTTGTTAGAAAAAGGCTTTGCCGCTCGCAACCAATACTTAGAGATGGAGTCTAAGAAACAAGCCATTCTCGGTCGATTAGGCGAATATCAATCAAAAGAGGCAGAAGCTAGGTTGTTAATAGTGGAGACAGAACAAGAGTTATTAAATAACAAAGTTGACTTCTTAACCAAGGTAAGTGATGAGATTCAGTTATTAGAGATTAAACTCGCACAGATAAAACAAGCACTTACTGAGTCTAAAAACATTTTGTCTCGCACCAAAATTTACAGCCCTATTGCTGGTAAAATTGTGGATTTAAATATTAATACAATAGGAGCGGTCATCTCTCCAGGCAAAACTATTGTAGGAATCATCCCAACAGAGGGAAACTTTATTGTTGAAGGGAGACTTAATCCTAAAGACATAGACGAAGTCAGACTCGGTCAAACAGCCATGGTAAGACTGTCATCCTATGACATTAGAAAAGTTAGCCCAATTTCGGCTATTGTCATAGAAATATCACCAGATCTCATTAAAAATCAAAATGATGAAACCAGTTACTATCGAATAAAGGTAAAGTTAGACCCGTTGGTTATCAAACAAAGGTCCGAGATTTCGTTGTACCCAGGCATGCCCGCAGAAATCATGATTCTGTTACAAGAAAGAACTACTTTAGATTATTTACTTAACCCAGTACTAGATAGTATGAACAAAGGTATGCGGGAATCTTAA
- a CDS encoding SDR family oxidoreductase, whose translation MKNYSEVCISLKQQPKTWLVTGVAGFIGSNILESLLKLDQVVVGLDNFATGYRKNLDEVKIKVSAEQWQRFTFVEGDIRDVATCKQVVEGVDYVLHQAALGSVPRSLNDPITTNDVNISGMLNMLTVAKDANVRGFVFAASSSTYGDHPALPKVEQNIGNPLSPYAVTKYVNELYADVFMKAYQFKSVGLRYFNVFGPRQDPNGAYAAVIPKWTDAMINGEDVFINGDGETSRDFCFIDNVVQANILSAVAELDKNEVFNVALGDRTTLNELYQAIKKALADNNVIYQNEPVYRDFREGDVRHSQADISKAQSMIGFDPKIRIMEGISIAMPWYIA comes from the coding sequence ATGAAAAATTATTCTGAAGTTTGCATAAGCCTTAAGCAGCAACCTAAAACTTGGCTAGTGACAGGTGTGGCGGGGTTCATTGGCTCAAATATTCTTGAGTCCTTATTAAAACTCGATCAAGTTGTAGTCGGCTTAGATAATTTTGCCACGGGTTATCGAAAAAATTTAGATGAAGTAAAAATAAAAGTGTCAGCAGAGCAATGGCAGCGTTTTACTTTCGTTGAAGGTGATATTCGCGATGTGGCCACTTGTAAGCAGGTCGTCGAAGGCGTTGATTATGTATTGCATCAAGCCGCATTGGGCTCTGTCCCACGCTCTTTGAATGATCCAATAACTACCAACGATGTGAATATTAGTGGCATGCTTAATATGTTGACCGTAGCTAAAGATGCCAATGTAAGAGGTTTTGTGTTTGCGGCTTCTAGCTCTACTTATGGAGATCACCCTGCGTTACCAAAAGTAGAACAGAACATAGGTAACCCGCTCTCTCCTTATGCGGTCACCAAATACGTTAATGAACTCTACGCCGATGTATTTATGAAAGCATATCAATTCAAATCTGTCGGCCTACGCTACTTTAACGTCTTTGGCCCACGCCAAGATCCTAATGGTGCTTATGCTGCGGTAATCCCAAAATGGACTGACGCCATGATTAACGGCGAAGATGTGTTTATCAACGGGGACGGTGAAACCAGCCGCGATTTTTGTTTCATTGATAATGTGGTACAAGCCAATATTTTATCCGCAGTGGCCGAGTTAGACAAAAACGAAGTCTTTAATGTAGCTTTAGGCGACAGAACCACGCTAAACGAACTATATCAGGCGATTAAAAAAGCCTTAGCCGACAATAATGTGATCTATCAAAACGAGCCGGTTTACCGTGATTTTAGAGAGGGTGACGTACGGCATTCTCAAGCAGACATCAGCAAAGCGCAATCAATGATAGGCTTTGACCCTAAGATCCGCATTATGGAAGGCATTAGCATTGCGATGCCTTGGTACATTGCCTAG
- a CDS encoding O-antigen ligase family protein, translating into MKNLEQFVFYSFLILIVWLPIPLGSNRDWAWAIAELWVAAQSLILVIAYRGVLPFGALRSYKVLLLGLLGFQIWVLLQTIPWPLDWLALFSEKTAYIYSLVDAEVGFLSLDSRMSQVSLVKGVTYLLFAVNAAFLVNSSQRLKLVALSLVVSGTFQAFYGATAVLLNVHESLVFGLPEKDIATGSFVYKNHLANYLMIALCVGIGLIVTQLHVSKSGSWHIRTKRILEGVMSPKMLVRLCLIIMVIALVMTRSRMGNTAFFVATTLGGAIALLIYKQKPRALTALVVSVIAIDTIVVGALFGLEKVKQRIVETSLEVESRDQVVIWSLDIIRDFPVFGTGMGSFYAVFPMYSKSDIGFYDHAHNDYIQFIVEAGLPATLLLGCIVLYSFLRCINTIRTRNSRTMKGLALGSMMAIIGMLIHISVDFNLQPMANALTFVLVLFIANATATLPAIGTSTAQIMSTERPQRKGKVVND; encoded by the coding sequence ATGAAAAACTTAGAACAATTTGTCTTCTATTCCTTTCTAATTCTAATAGTTTGGCTACCTATTCCTTTAGGTAGCAATCGAGATTGGGCATGGGCTATTGCAGAACTTTGGGTCGCAGCGCAGAGCCTAATACTGGTTATCGCATACCGAGGAGTGCTTCCCTTTGGAGCACTACGTTCATACAAAGTGTTGTTGCTAGGATTGTTAGGCTTTCAAATATGGGTATTGTTACAGACAATTCCTTGGCCCCTTGATTGGCTGGCATTATTTTCCGAAAAAACAGCGTATATCTACAGTTTGGTGGATGCAGAAGTTGGTTTTCTCTCTTTAGACTCTAGAATGAGCCAAGTGTCTTTGGTTAAAGGAGTTACTTATCTTTTGTTTGCAGTAAATGCGGCGTTTTTAGTCAACTCTAGCCAGCGCTTAAAGCTTGTCGCTTTATCATTAGTCGTCAGTGGAACATTTCAGGCATTTTATGGAGCCACAGCAGTTTTATTAAATGTGCACGAGAGTCTTGTCTTTGGCTTGCCTGAAAAAGACATCGCAACTGGCTCCTTTGTATATAAAAACCATTTAGCAAACTACCTAATGATCGCACTATGTGTTGGTATAGGGTTGATTGTGACACAACTTCACGTTAGTAAATCAGGCTCTTGGCATATTCGAACCAAACGAATTCTTGAGGGAGTGATGAGCCCCAAAATGCTCGTTCGGCTGTGTTTGATTATTATGGTTATCGCATTGGTCATGACTCGCTCAAGGATGGGTAATACCGCGTTTTTTGTAGCTACTACGCTGGGTGGAGCAATTGCATTGCTTATCTATAAACAGAAACCTAGAGCATTAACGGCTTTGGTAGTTAGTGTGATTGCGATAGATACTATTGTTGTTGGAGCGTTGTTTGGTTTGGAAAAGGTTAAGCAACGAATAGTAGAAACTTCACTGGAAGTTGAATCGCGTGATCAAGTAGTAATATGGTCACTGGACATTATTCGTGACTTCCCGGTTTTCGGTACGGGCATGGGTAGTTTCTACGCAGTTTTTCCAATGTACTCAAAATCTGACATTGGATTCTATGACCATGCACACAATGATTATATACAGTTCATAGTAGAAGCTGGACTGCCTGCCACACTCTTACTCGGTTGCATTGTACTCTATTCATTTTTGCGCTGCATTAATACCATTCGAACCCGAAACAGTAGAACGATGAAAGGACTTGCCTTAGGTTCAATGATGGCTATTATCGGTATGCTGATCCATATTAGCGTCGATTTTAACTTGCAGCCAATGGCTAATGCGCTGACGTTTGTTTTGGTCTTGTTTATAGCTAATGCTACAGCGACACTACCTGCGATAGGGACTTCAACCGCTCAAATTATGTCTACAGAAAGACCACAGAGAAAGGGAAAGGTTGTTAATGATTAG
- a CDS encoding low molecular weight protein-tyrosine-phosphatase, with protein MIRRVLIVCSGNICRSPLAEVIFKRELPQIEFDSAGLLVEQSGLHDYSAARYSQKVANLHNLDLSCHRAKQLNRELVEWSDLILVMSHDHIDLVSELNSGATGKTLLIGQWIGVGEVNDPLGKDIEEFEHCYRTLARAIESWRSRLS; from the coding sequence ATGATTAGACGAGTTCTTATTGTATGTTCCGGTAACATATGTCGCTCTCCACTTGCTGAAGTAATTTTTAAGCGCGAGTTACCTCAAATTGAGTTTGATTCGGCTGGTTTATTAGTAGAACAAAGTGGTTTGCATGACTACTCTGCGGCTCGCTATTCTCAAAAAGTAGCGAACCTCCATAATTTAGATCTATCTTGTCATCGGGCTAAGCAATTGAATAGAGAACTGGTTGAGTGGAGTGACCTGATTTTAGTGATGAGTCACGATCATATTGATTTGGTATCTGAACTTAACTCTGGAGCTACAGGGAAAACATTATTGATTGGTCAGTGGATAGGGGTTGGAGAAGTTAACGATCCTCTAGGTAAAGACATAGAGGAATTCGAACACTGTTATAGAACTTTAGCCCGTGCGATTGAAAGTTGGAGGAGCCGTCTTAGCTGA
- a CDS encoding PGAP1-like alpha/beta domain-containing protein: protein MKIIILHGLYMHGMVMQPLSHKLREFGYRTKILSYNSVAIDEQQVFTSIDNALSDTMPNVLVGHSLGGLIIKHYLQSRQPNQDVISHVVTIGSPMQGASIVTRIQELGMSVILGNSPDYGLAQHEGSWSLAQKLGCIAGTLPLGARSLLLMDNKMMSDGTVTVDETKIAGMTDHVEIRSSHTSLIYSSLVPGQIHHFIANGQFKKTELVH, encoded by the coding sequence ATGAAAATCATTATCTTACATGGGCTTTATATGCATGGCATGGTGATGCAACCACTAAGCCACAAACTCAGAGAATTTGGCTACCGAACTAAGATACTCTCTTACAACAGCGTTGCAATCGATGAACAACAAGTATTTACCTCTATCGATAACGCTTTATCCGATACTATGCCTAACGTTCTCGTTGGGCACAGTTTAGGTGGTCTGATCATTAAGCACTACCTGCAATCTCGCCAGCCAAATCAAGATGTTATTTCACACGTTGTGACCATTGGCTCTCCAATGCAAGGGGCATCCATAGTAACTCGGATTCAAGAGCTCGGCATGAGTGTTATTTTAGGCAACTCCCCTGATTATGGTCTCGCTCAACATGAAGGAAGCTGGTCTCTTGCGCAAAAACTTGGTTGTATTGCAGGTACTCTCCCACTTGGCGCTCGCTCGTTACTTCTAATGGATAATAAAATGATGTCCGATGGAACCGTCACCGTAGACGAAACAAAAATTGCAGGCATGACGGATCATGTTGAGATTAGAAGCAGCCACACCAGTTTGATCTACTCTTCCTTAGTACCAGGACAAATACATCATTTCATTGCTAACGGCCAGTTTAAAAAAACAGAATTAGTTCACTAA
- a CDS encoding PhzF family phenazine biosynthesis protein has product MEFEMFVCDAFTTQRFKGNSAAVVPVNDWLSDDLMLKIAAENNLSETAFIKPIDVDHYEIRWFSPLCEVDFCGHATLASAYVLFSHFDAGDSITFETRFVGPLVVDKDLSGRILMTFPLRKPQTTNPPADLLEGLSIPPVEVLRSPQAYFAIYDNEQDVYDLKAKSDFLKRLAPYDVVATAKSKEFDFISRYFWPANGGDEDPVTGSIHAGLAPFWSDRLNKNNLKAYQASKRGGIVYCHVSQQNVVVAGDVVPYSHGKIYV; this is encoded by the coding sequence ATGGAATTTGAAATGTTCGTTTGCGATGCCTTTACGACTCAAAGGTTTAAGGGAAACTCCGCCGCCGTTGTTCCGGTCAATGATTGGCTTAGCGATGATTTGATGCTTAAGATTGCCGCCGAAAACAACTTATCGGAAACGGCTTTTATCAAGCCCATAGATGTCGATCATTATGAAATTCGCTGGTTCTCCCCTCTTTGTGAAGTTGATTTTTGTGGCCATGCCACGTTAGCCTCTGCCTATGTCCTATTTTCCCACTTTGATGCGGGAGACAGCATTACTTTTGAAACTCGCTTTGTTGGTCCGCTAGTTGTCGATAAAGACCTTAGTGGTCGTATTTTGATGACGTTTCCACTCAGAAAGCCGCAAACCACTAATCCTCCCGCAGATCTGCTAGAAGGCTTGTCGATCCCTCCGGTCGAGGTACTAAGAAGCCCGCAAGCTTATTTTGCTATCTATGACAATGAACAAGATGTTTATGATTTAAAAGCCAAAAGTGATTTCCTTAAACGTCTCGCCCCATATGACGTAGTTGCTACAGCAAAAAGTAAAGAGTTTGACTTTATTTCCCGCTATTTTTGGCCTGCCAATGGTGGAGATGAAGATCCTGTGACAGGTTCCATTCATGCTGGACTAGCTCCATTTTGGTCTGACAGGCTCAACAAAAACAATTTGAAAGCATACCAAGCTTCCAAGCGTGGCGGCATTGTCTATTGCCACGTTTCACAACAAAATGTCGTCGTAGCTGGAGATGTCGTACCCTACTCCCATGGAAAAATATACGTTTGA